A portion of the Segatella copri DSM 18205 genome contains these proteins:
- a CDS encoding protein-disulfide reductase DsbD family protein, whose protein sequence is MKKVFLIFQLLLVVMLAQAQMMNPVKFTSSLKTDGSAVAEIVFSGKIQPGWHVYSTGLGGDGPISASFNVNKLEGAELVGKLQPRGREIAKFDPLFEMKLRYFEGSVTFVQKVKFTQPNYHIDAYLEYGACNDQNCLPPSEAGFKQSGKSPAVDAPAAGAKDALNTKDAKAIDPALAAKMKADSLTKAAALAQTDSATQPVDSAALASAMENLNVKDLWKPVVKELQAFGGANDIANHSLFYIFFIGFVGGLLALVMPCIWPIIPMTVSFFLKRAKNDKKKGIRDAITYGLSIVVIYLVLGLAVTAIAGPSTLNALSTSAVFNIILFLLLAVFAFSFFGWFEIKLPDSWGNAVDNKASSTTGMISIFLMAFTLVLVSFSCTAPIIGLLLVQTVTSGDWLAPTVGMFGFALALALPFTLFALFPSWLKSAPKSGSWMETIKIVLGFIELAFSLKFLSVADLAYGWHIMDREVFLSLWIVIFGLLGLYLIGKLKFQVDAIGGDINKPMPVACIMLGLCSLAFSVYMIPGLWGAPCKAVSAFAPPINTQDFNLNTKTVEPAYKDYELGMAAAKASGKPVLLDFTGYGCVNCRKMEASVWTDPSVADKLTKDYVLISLYVDDKTPLPEPMEVTFNGEKRTLRTVGDKWSYLQASKFGANAQPFYVAIDNDGNPLAAAFSFKEDVSAYLDFLNKGLDNYRNK, encoded by the coding sequence ATGAAAAAAGTATTTTTAATCTTTCAATTACTCCTTGTAGTAATGCTGGCTCAGGCGCAGATGATGAACCCTGTGAAGTTCACCAGCTCGCTGAAAACAGACGGAAGTGCTGTGGCCGAAATCGTGTTTAGCGGAAAAATCCAACCGGGATGGCACGTCTATTCTACCGGTTTGGGGGGCGATGGTCCGATTTCCGCTTCGTTCAACGTAAACAAGCTTGAAGGAGCTGAGCTCGTAGGCAAACTTCAGCCACGCGGCAGAGAGATTGCAAAGTTCGACCCTCTCTTCGAGATGAAACTCCGTTATTTTGAAGGTAGCGTTACCTTTGTACAGAAGGTGAAGTTTACCCAACCAAATTATCATATTGATGCCTATCTGGAGTATGGCGCCTGCAACGACCAGAACTGTCTGCCACCAAGCGAGGCTGGTTTTAAGCAGAGTGGCAAATCGCCAGCCGTTGATGCTCCGGCAGCTGGGGCAAAAGATGCTCTGAATACAAAGGATGCAAAGGCGATTGATCCTGCCCTTGCAGCCAAGATGAAGGCAGATTCGCTTACCAAGGCCGCAGCCCTGGCTCAGACCGACAGCGCTACTCAGCCCGTAGATTCCGCAGCTTTGGCATCAGCTATGGAAAATCTGAACGTCAAGGACTTATGGAAACCGGTTGTTAAAGAACTTCAGGCATTTGGCGGAGCTAACGACATCGCCAACCATTCGCTCTTCTATATCTTCTTCATCGGTTTTGTGGGCGGTCTGCTTGCGCTCGTCATGCCTTGCATCTGGCCTATTATTCCGATGACCGTAAGTTTCTTCCTGAAGCGTGCTAAGAACGATAAGAAGAAAGGTATCCGCGATGCGATTACTTATGGTTTGAGCATCGTAGTCATCTATCTGGTTTTGGGTCTTGCCGTAACAGCCATCGCAGGTCCTAGCACCCTGAATGCGCTCAGCACAAGTGCCGTTTTCAACATCATCCTCTTCCTCCTGCTTGCCGTTTTCGCCTTCTCGTTCTTCGGTTGGTTCGAAATCAAATTGCCTGACAGTTGGGGAAATGCGGTAGACAATAAGGCTTCCAGCACCACGGGTATGATTTCTATCTTCCTGATGGCTTTCACCCTGGTATTGGTCAGCTTCTCATGTACAGCTCCTATCATCGGTTTGCTGCTGGTTCAGACCGTAACATCCGGCGACTGGCTCGCTCCTACCGTGGGAATGTTCGGTTTTGCGCTGGCTCTGGCGCTCCCATTCACCCTCTTCGCCCTCTTCCCATCATGGTTGAAGTCGGCTCCTAAGTCGGGTTCGTGGATGGAGACCATCAAGATTGTGCTCGGCTTCATCGAGCTTGCCTTCTCTCTGAAGTTCCTCTCTGTAGCCGATCTGGCTTACGGCTGGCACATCATGGACCGCGAGGTATTCCTCTCTCTCTGGATTGTTATCTTCGGTCTGTTGGGTCTCTATCTCATCGGCAAGCTGAAGTTCCAGGTTGATGCAATCGGGGGCGACATCAACAAGCCTATGCCTGTAGCCTGCATCATGTTGGGTCTCTGTTCTTTGGCATTCTCGGTTTACATGATTCCGGGTCTCTGGGGTGCTCCTTGCAAGGCTGTGAGCGCATTTGCTCCACCTATTAATACACAGGACTTCAACCTCAACACCAAGACCGTAGAGCCTGCTTACAAGGATTATGAGTTGGGAATGGCTGCTGCCAAGGCTTCCGGCAAACCGGTATTGCTTGATTTCACGGGTTATGGTTGTGTAAACTGCCGCAAGATGGAGGCTTCTGTCTGGACAGATCCATCGGTTGCCGATAAGCTGACAAAGGATTATGTTCTCATCTCACTTTATGTAGATGACAAGACTCCTCTTCCTGAGCCTATGGAGGTAACGTTTAATGGCGAGAAGCGCACCCTGCGAACCGTTGGCGACAAGTGGAGTTATCTTCAGGCAAGCAAGTTTGGAGCTAATGCCCAGCCATTCTATGTGGCTATTGACAACGATGGCAATCCTCTTGCAGCAGCCTTCAGTTTCAAAGAAGATGTTAGTGCTTATCTCGACTTCCTGAACAAGGGTCTAGATAATTACAGAAACAAATAA
- the prmA gene encoding 50S ribosomal protein L11 methyltransferase, giving the protein MKYLVATFTIETTADLMQASQDLLADGAAEAGFESFEETENGLEAYVQKELFDKEMLDAYIADFPIGDTKITYEVKDAEDKDWNQEWEEQGFEPIYVDNQVVIYDAKHPEFYPDTSNRPDMIEIGIEAKLAFGTGNHETTRMIISQLLHMPIRTKRILDCGTGTGILALTCSKLGAKDVVGYDIDEWSVENAKHNAVLNGVTNMEVLFGNSQVINHISGVFDLVLANINRNILLDDMRAFRSVMNIGGTLVLSGFYEEDIPVLLEKAEDLGMHEINRQIDNNWACLVLGS; this is encoded by the coding sequence ATGAAATATTTAGTAGCAACATTCACTATTGAAACGACTGCCGACTTGATGCAGGCCTCTCAGGATCTGCTTGCCGATGGTGCAGCCGAAGCCGGATTTGAATCTTTTGAAGAAACAGAAAACGGACTGGAAGCGTATGTGCAGAAAGAACTCTTCGACAAGGAGATGCTGGATGCCTATATTGCTGATTTCCCCATCGGGGATACGAAAATTACCTACGAGGTGAAAGATGCAGAAGACAAGGATTGGAACCAGGAATGGGAAGAACAGGGATTCGAACCAATTTATGTGGACAACCAGGTGGTGATTTACGATGCGAAACATCCCGAATTCTATCCCGATACGAGCAACAGACCCGACATGATAGAAATAGGTATTGAGGCGAAACTGGCGTTCGGAACAGGAAACCACGAAACCACACGCATGATCATTTCGCAGCTGCTCCACATGCCTATCAGAACCAAGCGCATCCTGGATTGCGGAACGGGTACGGGAATCCTTGCCCTCACCTGCTCAAAACTCGGAGCGAAAGACGTGGTAGGCTACGATATTGACGAGTGGAGCGTAGAAAATGCCAAGCATAATGCCGTGCTCAACGGCGTAACTAACATGGAAGTACTCTTTGGCAACAGTCAGGTAATCAACCACATCAGCGGCGTTTTCGACCTGGTTCTAGCCAACATCAACCGCAACATTCTGCTCGACGACATGCGCGCTTTCCGTAGCGTGATGAACATCGGCGGAACCCTGGTTCTGAGCGGCTTCTACGAGGAAGATATTCCTGTACTCCTGGAGAAAGCAGAAGATCTGGGAATGCATGAAATAAACAGACAGATTGACAATAATTGGGCCTGCCTTGTTTTAGGTTCATAA
- a CDS encoding OmpP1/FadL family transporter, whose product MNNFKHILFASLLMASLSATAQETYQDSKLAENQLTGTARYLGMGGAMEALGADISTISTNPAGIGLFRKSQVSVSAGVIAQGGAENYTSLSGNRIDFNGKKSHPTFDQIGIVWSPKLKGNSFINLAFNYHKSADFGQILNAANSLKTYDENGKERFASQNKLAAAKYAWIKGNNFSQDEANVLWSSVDDGYLTAFGANEDASQMNYLNSDLFLYGQYQHGYIGEYDFNVSGSLNNRVWLGLTIGLHDVHYNSTSFYSENLENGAIADSKEQVKIDGTGFDVKAGVIFRPVEDSPFRIGAYFNTPVFYDLTTHNDNDMKLYYAQANAQETYPDIKPAASDYDFRLNTAWKAGFSLGHTIGNNFALGATYEYAWYDHMDNRIKDSGYYDVYYDSYYESSSSDEEMNANTRRTLKGVSTLKVGLEYKPISMLSLRLGYNYASAMFDENGYRDMTIYSPGVAYATSTDYTNWKSTNRFTCGIGFNYQNLFIDLAYQYSMQKGEFYPFMSYVDNTSSECDCVPPVTEVNNKRHQLLMTVGYRF is encoded by the coding sequence ATGAACAATTTTAAGCATATACTCTTCGCCAGCTTGCTGATGGCAAGTTTGTCAGCAACGGCACAGGAGACTTATCAAGACTCAAAGTTGGCTGAAAACCAGCTTACGGGTACCGCTCGCTATTTAGGTATGGGTGGTGCCATGGAGGCGTTAGGCGCCGACATCTCTACGATTTCTACCAACCCGGCAGGTATAGGTCTCTTCCGCAAGAGCCAGGTATCTGTCTCTGCTGGCGTAATTGCTCAGGGTGGAGCGGAAAACTATACATCCTTGTCTGGCAATCGAATTGATTTCAATGGCAAAAAGTCGCATCCAACATTCGACCAGATAGGTATCGTTTGGAGCCCGAAGTTGAAGGGCAACAGCTTTATCAACTTGGCCTTCAACTATCATAAGAGTGCAGATTTCGGACAGATACTTAACGCAGCCAATTCGCTCAAGACTTATGATGAGAATGGCAAAGAACGTTTTGCCTCTCAAAACAAATTGGCGGCTGCCAAGTATGCTTGGATTAAGGGAAATAACTTTAGCCAAGATGAGGCGAATGTGCTGTGGAGTTCTGTTGACGACGGCTACTTGACTGCTTTTGGTGCTAATGAGGATGCTTCGCAGATGAACTATCTGAATTCAGACCTTTTCCTTTACGGTCAGTATCAGCATGGTTATATTGGTGAGTACGATTTCAATGTAAGCGGTAGCCTTAACAATCGTGTGTGGCTTGGTCTGACCATCGGCTTGCATGATGTTCACTACAACAGCACCTCTTTCTATTCTGAGAATTTGGAGAATGGAGCAATCGCCGACAGCAAGGAGCAGGTGAAGATAGATGGTACAGGCTTTGACGTGAAGGCAGGTGTTATCTTCCGTCCAGTTGAAGACTCTCCTTTCCGTATCGGAGCGTATTTCAACACTCCTGTATTCTATGATTTGACCACCCATAATGACAACGACATGAAGTTGTATTATGCCCAGGCCAATGCTCAGGAGACGTATCCTGACATCAAGCCTGCTGCTTCTGATTACGATTTCCGACTGAATACAGCTTGGAAAGCTGGTTTTAGTCTGGGTCATACTATTGGCAACAACTTTGCTTTGGGTGCTACGTACGAGTATGCTTGGTACGACCACATGGACAATCGCATCAAGGATAGTGGCTATTATGACGTTTACTATGATAGCTATTATGAGTCAAGCTCTAGCGACGAGGAGATGAATGCAAACACTCGCAGAACTCTAAAGGGTGTAAGTACATTGAAGGTGGGTTTGGAATATAAGCCTATCTCTATGCTTTCTCTTCGTTTGGGTTATAATTATGCTTCTGCGATGTTCGATGAGAATGGTTATCGAGATATGACTATTTATTCACCTGGTGTCGCTTACGCAACATCTACGGATTATACCAACTGGAAATCAACCAATCGTTTTACATGTGGTATAGGTTTCAATTATCAGAACCTCTTCATCGACTTGGCTTACCAGTACAGTATGCAGAAAGGTGAATTCTACCCATTTATGTCGTATGTGGATAATACATCAAGCGAGTGTGACTGTGTTCCGCCTGTAACGGAAGTAAACAACAAGCGCCACCAGTTGCTGATGACCGTTGGCTATAGGTTCTAA
- a CDS encoding glycoside hydrolase family 25 protein yields MARKKIPRRGGSRGRRRSSSFLQRYPRWAWWIGGTAVIVLYVFLFYHFFVGPTGFRWRALYGDAEYPEGYEIHGIDISHYQGKIDWEQLTNAMIKGCPVRFVIIKSTEGSSRLDENFRENFNQARDFGFIRGVYHFWSNKSTAREQAYYFLDQVHLTDGDLPPVLDIEHKPADKSVEDFQRDVLTWLHIVEDKYHVKPIIYTYYKFKEQYLSAPVFEDYPYWIAHYYVDKVQYKGKWKFWQHTDVGKLPGIKGYVDFNIYNGSYYELKQLCIGNNNNEKKFME; encoded by the coding sequence ATGGCGAGAAAGAAAATTCCTCGGCGTGGCGGCTCCCGTGGTAGAAGGCGTTCGTCTTCTTTTTTGCAACGCTATCCCCGTTGGGCGTGGTGGATAGGCGGAACGGCGGTTATCGTGCTCTATGTCTTTCTGTTCTATCATTTCTTTGTAGGTCCAACTGGTTTCCGATGGCGTGCGCTTTATGGCGATGCTGAATATCCCGAAGGTTATGAGATTCATGGAATCGACATTTCGCATTATCAGGGCAAGATAGACTGGGAACAGCTCACGAATGCGATGATAAAGGGATGTCCTGTGCGCTTCGTCATCATCAAGAGTACGGAGGGTTCTTCACGGCTCGATGAGAATTTCCGCGAGAACTTTAATCAGGCTCGCGATTTCGGCTTCATCCGGGGTGTTTATCATTTCTGGAGCAATAAGTCGACAGCCCGAGAACAGGCTTATTATTTCCTAGACCAGGTTCATCTTACGGATGGCGATTTGCCTCCGGTACTGGATATTGAACATAAGCCGGCAGATAAGAGTGTGGAGGATTTCCAGCGTGATGTGCTTACCTGGCTGCATATTGTAGAGGATAAGTATCATGTTAAACCTATCATCTACACCTATTATAAATTCAAGGAGCAATATCTGAGTGCGCCTGTCTTCGAAGATTATCCTTACTGGATAGCCCACTATTATGTTGACAAGGTTCAGTATAAGGGCAAATGGAAGTTCTGGCAGCATACGGATGTGGGCAAGTTGCCGGGCATTAAAGGCTACGTAGATTTCAATATTTACAACGGCAGTTATTATGAGCTCAAGCAGCTCTGCATAGGAAACAATAATAATGAGAAGAAATTCATGGAATAA